The proteins below come from a single Acaryochloris sp. CCMEE 5410 genomic window:
- a CDS encoding OmpA family protein: MATELDIERKAGDEGDRKYCWQCDFVTRMHMTKCIVCGAPLYDKPKHKRITQPQNTLPSDDKAKRPNKKTTVLLSFLLFAGAVSAAIALISPWKRATETVASPGPANIEVLGDTFLGYSTLWDQDFQKKLKDAEITIGYADELDQETRSQKLSSGEVDFMVTTINQLFETPNTGKIVAMWDWTRGADRLVLNNKQFPQVTTVQGLNRAATQAAQQGELLSIIFAGNTPSEYLSILLADKSPDFALEKFNIIRVDDSSTAWQRFQNPKPGENIVAGIFWEPYVTQANRAGYIPSLSSAHVQRSIVDVVVASPQVLKEHPGKVQEFVKAYYEHISRRAIDKTAWRQQFENLGGLTASESLNFLQGVYFFDANCANHWMNGPTKLLSQRLNYTKQVLYGSGRLTATPNSVDQLYDGRFVAEVATSDAAASCPASQATAPPISSKPNPTASPPVAKTQTTVATTTQTTIAIQFEVGAAQLNDQAKKSLDQVLDAANPDDTVRITATFADASSARALALLKSRATAVEQYVVDKLPTASVQTTLNSGGTESPNIRVSIGKGLTP; encoded by the coding sequence TTGGCAACTGAACTAGACATTGAAAGAAAAGCTGGCGACGAAGGCGATCGTAAATACTGCTGGCAATGCGATTTTGTAACCCGAATGCACATGACCAAGTGCATCGTGTGTGGGGCTCCACTGTACGACAAGCCTAAGCATAAACGTATTACTCAACCCCAGAATACTTTGCCATCTGACGATAAAGCTAAGCGACCGAATAAGAAAACAACGGTGCTTCTGAGTTTTTTACTCTTTGCAGGGGCCGTCAGTGCTGCGATCGCATTAATCAGTCCTTGGAAGCGAGCGACTGAGACAGTTGCCAGTCCTGGCCCTGCCAATATTGAGGTTTTAGGCGATACGTTCTTGGGATACAGTACCCTCTGGGACCAAGACTTTCAGAAAAAGCTTAAAGATGCTGAAATTACCATTGGCTATGCGGATGAATTAGATCAGGAAACGCGATCGCAGAAGCTTTCCAGTGGTGAAGTTGATTTTATGGTGACGACCATCAATCAACTGTTTGAGACCCCCAATACCGGCAAAATCGTCGCCATGTGGGACTGGACCCGTGGTGCTGATCGTTTGGTTCTGAACAATAAGCAATTTCCCCAAGTCACAACGGTTCAAGGTTTGAATCGTGCAGCCACCCAAGCAGCCCAGCAGGGCGAACTCCTCTCCATCATTTTTGCAGGGAATACCCCTAGCGAATATCTCAGTATTCTGTTGGCTGATAAGTCGCCAGATTTTGCGTTGGAGAAATTCAACATCATTCGGGTGGATGATTCATCAACGGCTTGGCAGCGGTTTCAGAATCCCAAACCCGGAGAAAATATCGTTGCCGGAATTTTTTGGGAGCCTTACGTCACTCAGGCCAACCGAGCCGGGTATATCCCTTCTCTCTCGTCTGCCCATGTTCAACGATCGATTGTTGATGTAGTAGTGGCCTCTCCCCAAGTCCTGAAGGAGCACCCTGGTAAGGTCCAAGAGTTTGTCAAGGCCTACTATGAGCATATTTCGCGACGTGCCATTGATAAAACTGCTTGGCGACAGCAGTTTGAAAATTTAGGGGGATTGACTGCATCAGAGTCCTTGAACTTTTTACAAGGCGTGTACTTTTTTGATGCCAATTGTGCCAATCATTGGATGAATGGCCCGACGAAACTGCTGAGCCAGCGGCTCAACTACACGAAACAGGTGCTCTATGGTAGTGGCCGTCTGACCGCTACGCCGAATAGTGTGGATCAACTTTATGATGGCCGGTTTGTGGCTGAAGTGGCGACGTCAGATGCTGCTGCGAGCTGCCCTGCATCCCAAGCGACTGCCCCACCGATTTCATCCAAGCCTAACCCTACAGCCTCTCCCCCTGTGGCAAAGACCCAGACAACGGTGGCGACAACAACGCAAACAACCATTGCCATTCAGTTTGAAGTGGGGGCGGCCCAACTTAATGATCAGGCTAAAAAGTCATTGGATCAGGTGTTGGACGCAGCCAATCCCGACGATACGGTGCGGATTACTGCCACTTTTGCGGATGCCAGTAGTGCGAGGGCTTTAGCACTCCTCAAAAGTCGAGCGACGGCAGTGGAGCAATATGTTGTGGATAAGCTGCCTACAGCTAGTGTTCAGACGACTTTGAATTCTGGTGGTACAGAAAGCCCTAATATTAGAGTCTCAATCGGAAAAGGATTAACGCCTTAG
- a CDS encoding cell wall metabolism sensor histidine kinase WalK, which translates to MGELPIKSSLGKGWRNVSPQLRQAVNPKSLQFRLTASIAGLIAVGLTSVAVWTSWKMQRILISSHKQKIVDISDRIADDVVLYQQDEMFPLQKSIEKAINNRSGRNLLLWVNDSQENLVAMSANMSGPTWQRFEGPGTLATAFRDSIVPKVYHIQGRDFVACHSPLMVRNQSLGTLFVAQDITEDQRQFIASVQSLALASSVAVVLITLALTWYVHRSLRSLSQMDLMTKAISPDDLGKTKVEIDNAPSEIQELTETFNRMLERLSEAWHEQQHATERQREFVSNVSHELRTPLTIVRGYLQSIQRRGDNLTEMQREALEISTAEADLTIQLLQDLLCLARADDGYMPYHLETLILNDVAVEVVNMADKFNQREIDLEFESPLIPVFADAKRLQQVLVNLVENAIKYSATTEPVTVKLEQREDTALIHVCDRGDGIPLKQQSRIFERFYRLDEARARCTGGVGLGLSLVKTFTEGMGGQVSVLSAEGEGSTFTVTLPISPEAKI; encoded by the coding sequence GTGGGTGAACTTCCGATCAAATCTTCCCTGGGTAAGGGATGGCGAAACGTCTCTCCCCAGTTGCGCCAAGCTGTGAATCCTAAGTCACTCCAGTTTCGGCTGACGGCTAGTATTGCAGGACTGATTGCTGTGGGGTTAACCAGTGTCGCTGTATGGACGAGCTGGAAGATGCAGCGGATTTTGATTTCTAGTCATAAGCAAAAAATTGTTGATATTAGCGATCGAATTGCGGATGATGTGGTGCTTTATCAACAAGATGAGATGTTCCCGCTGCAAAAGAGTATCGAAAAGGCGATTAACAATCGGTCAGGACGTAATTTACTGCTGTGGGTCAACGATTCCCAAGAAAATTTGGTGGCGATGTCTGCCAATATGTCGGGGCCAACGTGGCAACGATTTGAAGGCCCTGGTACGTTGGCAACGGCTTTCCGAGACAGCATTGTCCCCAAGGTTTATCACATTCAAGGACGAGATTTTGTCGCCTGCCATAGCCCTTTAATGGTGAGGAACCAGTCTTTGGGAACGTTATTTGTAGCTCAAGATATTACTGAGGATCAACGCCAGTTTATCGCTAGTGTGCAATCCCTGGCTTTGGCTAGTTCAGTTGCCGTTGTCTTGATCACTTTGGCTTTAACTTGGTATGTTCATCGTTCCTTACGCTCCTTAAGCCAAATGGACTTAATGACAAAAGCCATTTCGCCGGATGATTTAGGGAAGACAAAGGTAGAAATTGATAATGCGCCCAGTGAAATCCAGGAATTGACAGAGACTTTCAATCGGATGTTGGAGCGCCTATCTGAGGCCTGGCATGAGCAGCAGCATGCTACGGAGCGACAGCGAGAGTTTGTGAGCAATGTCTCCCATGAACTGCGAACACCTCTCACGATCGTCCGGGGCTATTTGCAAAGTATTCAACGGCGGGGCGATAACCTGACTGAAATGCAGCGGGAAGCCTTGGAAATCTCTACGGCTGAGGCGGACCTGACGATTCAGTTATTGCAAGATTTGCTGTGTTTAGCCCGAGCGGATGATGGGTATATGCCTTATCATCTGGAGACGTTGATTCTGAATGATGTGGCGGTAGAAGTCGTTAATATGGCAGACAAGTTTAATCAGCGTGAGATTGATTTGGAGTTTGAGTCTCCTTTAATTCCCGTTTTTGCTGATGCGAAGCGTCTCCAACAGGTATTGGTAAACTTGGTGGAAAATGCGATTAAATATTCTGCAACGACGGAACCTGTCACTGTGAAGCTAGAACAACGAGAGGACACAGCTTTGATTCATGTGTGCGATCGCGGCGATGGTATTCCTCTCAAACAACAGTCCCGCATTTTTGAACGTTTTTATCGATTAGATGAAGCCCGAGCCCGCTGTACCGGTGGCGTTGGTCTGGGCCTCTCCCTAGTCAAGACCTTTACCGAAGGCATGGGAGGACAAGTCAGTGTCCTGTCTGCCGAGGGTGAAGGCAGTACATTCACCGTGACGTTACCCATATCTCCTGAAGCAAAAATATGA
- the crtH gene encoding carotenoid isomerase: MPSSLNSGPDQTINYDAIVIGSGIGGLVTATQLAAKGANVLVLERYLIPGGSAGYFERSGYRFDVGASMIFGFGDQGTTNLLTRALAAVDQHLETFPDPVQIHYHLPQNLDLKVHRDYEKFLQELISLFPHERRGIRQFYDTCWQIFNSLNSMELLSLEELGYLARSFWQHPGSCFRLLQYLPRNVGDYARRYIKDPILLKFIDMECYCWSVVPAAQTPMINAGMVFSDRHYGGVNYPKGGVGQIALKLVEGLEASGSQIRYRSRVNKIVLEQGTAVGVQLATGETYRGQQIISNATRWDTFGHLVDEVPPAEAKWRQRYTKSPSFLSLHLGVKAEALPTNLDCHHILLSDWDKMAEPGATVFVSIPTLLDSSLAPPGHHIVHAFTPSWVKDWQVRSQTQYNAQKQAAAQKLISRLQQIIPNLDQHIHHMEVGTPRTHRRFLGRQDGTYGPIPSRQPWGLVGMPFNRTAIPGLYCVGDSTFPGQGLNAVAFSGFACAHRVAKDLKL, encoded by the coding sequence ATGCCATCCTCTCTAAACAGCGGTCCTGATCAGACAATTAATTATGATGCCATCGTCATTGGCTCAGGGATTGGAGGATTGGTAACAGCGACTCAACTCGCAGCAAAAGGGGCCAACGTATTGGTTTTGGAACGTTACCTCATTCCAGGCGGAAGCGCAGGGTACTTTGAGCGCAGTGGCTATCGGTTTGATGTTGGGGCGTCCATGATTTTTGGATTTGGAGATCAGGGCACAACTAATCTGTTAACCCGCGCTTTAGCAGCCGTTGACCAGCACCTTGAGACCTTTCCCGATCCCGTCCAAATTCACTACCATCTCCCTCAGAACTTAGACCTGAAGGTGCATAGAGACTATGAGAAGTTTTTGCAAGAACTGATTTCACTTTTTCCCCATGAGCGCCGTGGCATCCGCCAGTTTTACGACACCTGTTGGCAAATCTTTAATAGCCTTAACAGTATGGAGTTGCTGTCTCTAGAAGAGCTTGGCTACCTAGCCCGTTCCTTTTGGCAGCATCCGGGCAGTTGTTTTCGGCTATTGCAGTATTTACCCCGCAATGTCGGGGACTATGCTCGGCGATATATCAAAGACCCTATTCTTCTCAAGTTTATTGATATGGAGTGCTATTGCTGGTCGGTGGTACCAGCCGCCCAAACGCCCATGATCAATGCTGGTATGGTGTTCTCTGATCGCCATTATGGCGGGGTGAATTATCCCAAGGGTGGGGTGGGTCAAATTGCCCTCAAGCTAGTGGAAGGACTAGAAGCTTCCGGGAGCCAGATTCGCTATCGGTCCCGGGTCAATAAAATTGTCTTGGAGCAGGGAACAGCCGTTGGGGTTCAGCTAGCCACGGGAGAAACCTACCGCGGCCAGCAGATTATTTCTAACGCCACTCGCTGGGACACGTTTGGCCATTTAGTAGATGAAGTTCCGCCAGCAGAAGCCAAGTGGCGACAACGCTATACCAAGTCTCCTAGCTTTTTAAGTCTGCATTTAGGGGTGAAAGCAGAAGCACTCCCTACAAACTTAGATTGCCATCATATTTTGTTGAGCGACTGGGATAAGATGGCTGAACCTGGCGCAACGGTATTTGTGTCCATTCCCACACTGCTCGACTCCTCGTTAGCCCCACCAGGACATCATATTGTCCATGCCTTTACACCAAGTTGGGTTAAGGATTGGCAGGTGAGATCGCAAACTCAATACAATGCCCAAAAACAAGCGGCAGCCCAAAAACTGATTAGCCGATTGCAACAAATTATCCCCAACTTGGACCAGCATATTCATCATATGGAAGTAGGCACGCCCCGCACCCACCGCCGCTTCCTTGGTCGCCAGGACGGCACCTATGGCCCTATCCCTAGCCGTCAACCCTGGGGTTTAGTGGGTATGCCCTTTAACCGCACCGCCATTCCTGGGTTATATTGCGTCGGGGATAGTACCTTTCCAGGGCAGGGCCTAAACGCCGTTGCTTTTTCGGGGTTTGCCTGTGCTCACCGAGTCGCCAAAGATTTGAAGCTATGA
- a CDS encoding response regulator transcription factor, translating into MTAHILLVEDETKLAQFVEMELTHEGYQVTVANDGIGGLTAARESQPDLILLDWMLPGFSGVEVCRRLRATGDKVPVILLTAKDEISDRVEGLDAGADDYMVKPFSIEELLARVRAHLRRTQEEDPDVLEFSNLTLNQRTREIFRGERSIELTAKEFDLLVYLMMHPRQVLTRDRILEQVWGYDFMGDSNIIEVYIRYLRLKLEENQEKRLIQTVRGVGYVMRE; encoded by the coding sequence ATGACAGCACATATTCTCCTGGTTGAAGACGAAACCAAACTGGCTCAATTTGTTGAGATGGAACTGACCCATGAGGGGTATCAGGTGACCGTGGCCAATGATGGCATCGGCGGACTCACCGCTGCTCGCGAGTCTCAACCGGATTTGATTCTCCTAGACTGGATGTTGCCAGGGTTCTCTGGTGTTGAAGTCTGCCGCCGTCTGCGGGCAACTGGGGATAAAGTACCCGTCATTTTATTGACCGCCAAAGATGAAATTAGCGATCGGGTCGAAGGGCTGGATGCCGGGGCGGATGACTATATGGTGAAGCCCTTTAGCATCGAAGAGCTGTTAGCCAGGGTGCGAGCCCACTTGCGGCGAACCCAAGAAGAAGATCCCGATGTTTTGGAATTCTCTAACTTGACCCTTAACCAGCGCACCCGTGAGATCTTCCGGGGTGAACGCTCCATTGAGCTAACGGCCAAAGAGTTTGATTTGCTGGTGTATTTGATGATGCATCCTCGCCAGGTATTGACCCGCGATCGCATCCTGGAACAAGTCTGGGGCTACGACTTTATGGGGGACTCAAATATCATCGAAGTTTACATTCGCTACCTTCGTCTCAAGCTAGAAGAGAACCAAGAAAAGCGGTTAATTCAGACGGTCAGGGGCGTGGGTTATGTGATGAGAGAGTAA
- a CDS encoding AAA family ATPase gives MFDPSCCFNERDVEGKLVIQYLLPELGFTPETWYRERKFGNIRLDFLAFKNRIVSCTDISHEKPCLIIETKHPKQDLERHVSQLKEYLNKLGVEFGLLTNGREIRIYKQSRNILDLLFRCFGREVHKNIGLIREIIGSENLNLPGNMPIITQNNRVDFAEVNQTKHSRNEFKKWGQKMKVIAIYHNKGGVGKTTVSVNLAAALQNKGKRVLLVDIDAQANSTFATGLIKFQFNEDDNLKDNNVYHLIESGEFNFISDLKQSSQLFNSPEIDVIPSHINLIDKQDKLTRFAASRFRLHHKIQQAEDDYDIVIIDAPPSRDVYAEIALIAADYLIIPSDLKPFANQGLSNVQDFISEIDETRTSIGKEKLNVIGVLPSKILSNTRYLEFVFPKQKQNIIDHYSFPIMESIIYERTALSHCVNKTIMAGVHNLPDPKSIFAFGGDSESVKEFRNLAAEVLNKISE, from the coding sequence GTGTTCGACCCTAGCTGTTGTTTTAACGAAAGAGATGTTGAAGGAAAATTAGTTATTCAATATTTGCTTCCAGAATTGGGGTTTACACCTGAAACCTGGTATCGAGAACGAAAGTTTGGCAACATTCGCTTAGATTTTTTGGCATTTAAAAATCGAATAGTTTCTTGCACGGATATTTCACATGAGAAACCGTGTCTCATTATAGAGACAAAGCATCCTAAACAGGATTTAGAGAGACACGTATCCCAGCTTAAGGAATATCTCAATAAGCTTGGGGTAGAATTTGGTCTCTTAACTAATGGGAGAGAAATCAGAATTTACAAGCAAAGTCGAAATATTCTTGATCTTCTATTTCGATGCTTTGGAAGAGAAGTCCACAAAAATATCGGGTTGATTAGAGAAATCATCGGTAGCGAGAATTTGAATCTACCAGGTAATATGCCTATCATCACTCAAAATAATAGAGTTGACTTTGCAGAAGTAAATCAGACAAAACACAGCAGAAATGAATTTAAAAAATGGGGACAAAAAATGAAAGTAATAGCTATTTACCATAATAAAGGTGGCGTTGGTAAAACAACTGTTTCAGTCAACCTTGCTGCTGCCTTGCAGAATAAGGGAAAGAGAGTTCTTCTGGTTGATATAGATGCTCAAGCAAATTCAACATTTGCCACTGGTCTAATCAAATTCCAATTTAATGAGGATGATAATTTAAAGGACAATAATGTCTATCATTTAATTGAATCTGGAGAGTTTAATTTTATCTCAGATCTAAAACAATCATCTCAACTATTTAACAGCCCAGAGATTGATGTTATTCCTTCACATATTAACTTGATTGACAAACAAGACAAGCTGACTCGATTTGCCGCTTCAAGATTCCGTCTGCATCATAAAATTCAACAAGCTGAAGATGATTATGATATTGTCATAATTGATGCTCCTCCATCTAGAGATGTTTATGCCGAAATCGCATTAATTGCTGCCGATTATCTTATTATCCCTTCTGACTTAAAACCCTTTGCCAATCAAGGGCTATCGAATGTTCAAGACTTTATCTCAGAAATTGATGAGACACGAACAAGTATAGGGAAAGAAAAGCTCAATGTCATAGGTGTCTTACCTTCTAAAATTTTAAGTAATACTAGGTATTTAGAGTTCGTATTTCCTAAGCAAAAGCAAAATATTATAGATCACTATAGTTTCCCGATCATGGAAAGCATAATCTATGAGCGTACAGCACTATCCCATTGTGTCAATAAAACAATTATGGCTGGTGTTCATAACTTACCTGACCCTAAATCAATTTTTGCATTCGGTGGTGATTCTGAATCAGTTAAAGAGTTTCGTAATTTGGCTGCTGAGGTATTGAACAAGATTAGCGAGTAA
- a CDS encoding DUF937 domain-containing protein: MGLFDQIVSAIDNPALQANTGQLGNILNTVQQLSQQQGMNNSSTEAAMSLLGNHVRSALKSQSADQAQALVNQYSGTSANGAAVNALFSDGQQQQIAQEIAQRTGLSSSVIQGLLPVLVPIVLNLLHSGSSQANPQQGSNPVLNQFLDSDGDGDVDVADALRLAGNFLGQR; this comes from the coding sequence ATGGGACTCTTTGATCAAATCGTTAGTGCTATTGATAACCCAGCCTTACAGGCTAATACCGGCCAATTAGGCAATATCCTGAATACGGTGCAGCAACTCAGCCAGCAACAAGGCATGAACAATAGCTCTACCGAAGCGGCGATGTCTCTACTGGGCAACCATGTTCGTTCTGCATTAAAGTCTCAGTCAGCGGACCAAGCCCAAGCCCTCGTCAACCAATATAGTGGTACGAGTGCGAATGGGGCTGCAGTCAATGCCCTGTTTTCTGACGGACAACAACAGCAAATTGCCCAAGAAATTGCTCAGCGGACCGGCTTAAGTAGCAGCGTGATTCAAGGCCTGTTGCCCGTCCTGGTTCCCATTGTGTTGAATTTGCTCCATAGCGGTTCTTCCCAAGCCAATCCGCAACAGGGTTCTAATCCTGTGTTAAATCAATTTCTAGACAGTGATGGGGACGGTGATGTCGATGTTGCCGATGCCCTGCGCTTAGCCGGAAACTTTTTAGGCCAGCGTTAG
- the upp gene encoding uracil phosphoribosyltransferase — protein sequence MALQLRVYVPPHPLIKHWLAVARDRNTPGVMFRTAMTELGRWLTYEAMREWFPLVETTVETPLGPAAAAVINPELPVAVVPILRAGLTLLEGAQSVIPRAATYHLGLARDEETLQPHCYLNKLPDQFLPQTRILITEPMLATGGSIMATMQELTQRQADPELVRIISVVAAPPALKQLGENYPSLQIYTATIDEGLNEQGFIVPGLGDAGDRAFETA from the coding sequence ATGGCGCTTCAACTTCGGGTATATGTTCCTCCTCATCCTTTAATTAAGCATTGGTTGGCGGTGGCCCGCGATCGGAATACACCAGGGGTAATGTTTCGGACGGCGATGACGGAGCTAGGTCGATGGCTGACTTACGAAGCCATGCGGGAATGGTTCCCTTTAGTAGAAACAACAGTTGAGACACCTTTAGGTCCTGCTGCCGCTGCTGTGATCAATCCTGAACTACCCGTTGCAGTGGTACCGATTCTCAGAGCTGGCCTGACATTACTAGAGGGCGCACAAAGTGTCATCCCGAGAGCCGCCACCTACCACTTGGGTTTAGCGCGCGATGAAGAAACCCTGCAACCTCACTGTTATTTGAATAAACTTCCAGATCAGTTTCTGCCCCAAACTCGCATCTTGATCACAGAGCCGATGCTAGCCACGGGCGGTTCGATTATGGCCACCATGCAGGAACTCACCCAACGCCAAGCTGATCCAGAGTTAGTTCGGATTATCTCAGTCGTGGCAGCGCCCCCAGCGCTGAAGCAATTGGGTGAAAACTACCCGAGTTTACAAATCTATACTGCGACGATTGATGAAGGCTTGAATGAACAAGGGTTTATTGTTCCTGGGTTAGGAGATGCGGGCGATCGCGCTTTTGAAACTGCTTAG
- a CDS encoding lipase family protein, which translates to MPVSGVYTYGQPRVGDQTFTNKFNPPLRSKTFRVINNNDVVARIPNIGYTDVGQVKGSMSPLHSN; encoded by the coding sequence GTGCCAGTCAGTGGGGTTTACACCTATGGACAGCCCAGAGTAGGCGATCAAACGTTTACAAACAAATTCAATCCCCCCTTAAGGTCTAAAACCTTCCGCGTGATCAATAACAATGATGTTGTCGCTAGAATTCCCAACATTGGCTATACAGATGTAGGGCAAGTTAAGGGGAGCATGTCACCTTTGCATTCCAATTAA
- a CDS encoding ABC transporter ATP-binding protein: protein MAKLEIKHLNKTYNPKVVPVKDLSLTVEDGEFLTLLGPSGCGKSTTLRLIAGLEQPTRGDVVIGPDVVTHKSAGDRDIAMVFQSYALYPHMNVYDNIASGLKLRKMSSTDIQQRVAEASRVLNLDDLMRRKPGQLSGGQRQRVALGRALVRNPAVFLLDEPLSNLDALLREQVRAELKQLFEKQNAPVVYVTHDQTEAMTLSSKVAVLYQGDLQQLDPPQQIYSRPANQFVAGFIGSPQMNLLTLRCENQSAILGETRIPLPSSAGNPREIVLGIRPEHTRLATSGDATTVTGQVYLVENLGMSNLLSIKVQGGEETIRALLPTDQTWSGDTISVALPTNQLHWFDVQTQKRLE, encoded by the coding sequence ATGGCCAAACTTGAGATCAAACACCTGAATAAAACCTACAACCCTAAAGTTGTTCCTGTTAAAGACCTCAGCTTAACGGTGGAGGATGGTGAGTTCTTGACGTTGTTGGGGCCCTCCGGCTGTGGCAAATCCACAACTCTGCGGCTGATTGCAGGGCTAGAACAGCCCACCCGAGGGGATGTGGTGATTGGACCCGACGTGGTTACCCATAAAAGTGCCGGGGACCGAGATATTGCCATGGTGTTTCAAAGCTATGCCCTCTATCCCCATATGAATGTCTACGACAATATTGCGTCAGGACTGAAGCTACGCAAAATGTCTAGCACTGATATCCAGCAGCGGGTGGCTGAAGCCAGCCGAGTCCTCAACCTCGATGACTTGATGCGTCGTAAACCGGGACAACTCTCCGGGGGACAGCGGCAGCGAGTGGCCCTTGGTCGAGCTTTAGTGCGCAACCCTGCCGTATTCCTGTTAGATGAGCCGTTGAGCAATCTAGATGCTTTGCTGCGAGAGCAGGTGCGAGCGGAACTCAAGCAGCTCTTTGAAAAGCAAAATGCCCCGGTTGTCTACGTCACTCATGATCAGACAGAAGCGATGACGCTTTCGTCCAAGGTGGCGGTGCTCTACCAAGGGGATTTACAGCAGCTCGATCCGCCCCAACAAATTTATTCTCGGCCTGCCAACCAGTTTGTGGCTGGATTTATTGGTAGCCCCCAGATGAATCTGTTAACCCTCAGGTGTGAGAATCAATCAGCTATTCTCGGGGAGACTCGGATTCCTCTACCGAGTAGTGCCGGGAACCCGAGGGAAATTGTTTTAGGCATTCGGCCTGAACATACCCGACTCGCTACATCAGGGGATGCCACCACGGTTACAGGCCAAGTCTACCTGGTGGAGAACTTGGGGATGAGTAATCTCTTGAGCATTAAAGTTCAGGGCGGTGAAGAGACGATTCGGGCTTTGTTACCCACCGATCAAACTTGGTCGGGAGATACGATTTCGGTGGCATTACCCACGAATCAGCTGCATTGGTTCGATGTTCAAACTCAGAAGCGTTTGGAATAG
- a CDS encoding cupin, whose product MVDQDWFVKDDGQVQPWSHQSLPQKRAQTYRLYRFLTEVEDILAATDQDQERLQAIYPLVRELLTDSAWLQFEIQPPDPEKGWSVTMLYDEPNFPLTVQTVVWAPGQTSQIHNHATWGVVALVSGQEKNTFWQRTPSDDNPHKIESVGELTLNPGDTISLMPEAIHCVEALGDEPTVTFNLYGLTDYQNRYSFDSVSHTAKLF is encoded by the coding sequence ATGGTAGACCAAGATTGGTTCGTGAAGGATGATGGCCAAGTGCAACCTTGGTCCCATCAGTCTTTGCCACAGAAGAGAGCGCAAACCTATAGACTATACCGGTTTCTGACAGAAGTTGAAGATATTTTAGCCGCGACTGACCAAGATCAGGAGCGTTTGCAGGCCATTTATCCCCTCGTTAGAGAACTGTTAACGGACTCGGCCTGGTTGCAGTTTGAGATTCAGCCTCCTGACCCTGAAAAGGGCTGGTCTGTCACCATGCTCTACGATGAGCCGAATTTCCCGCTGACGGTACAAACGGTGGTTTGGGCACCGGGGCAAACGTCCCAGATTCATAATCATGCGACGTGGGGGGTTGTAGCGCTGGTAAGTGGCCAAGAGAAAAATACGTTTTGGCAGCGGACCCCATCGGATGACAATCCCCACAAAATTGAGTCTGTAGGAGAGTTGACTTTAAATCCTGGCGATACGATTAGCCTAATGCCTGAAGCCATTCACTGTGTAGAAGCATTAGGGGATGAACCAACGGTGACGTTTAATCTTTACGGACTGACGGATTATCAGAACCGGTACAGCTTTGATTCAGTTTCCCATACCGCTAAGTTATTTTGA
- a CDS encoding YggT family protein, which yields MAATEITALIASSLATFLQIYFALLIIRILLSWFPNIDWSSAPFSVLSQLTDPYLNIFRSIIPPLGGIDFSPILAIFLLQFLQQAVTGIAI from the coding sequence ATGGCAGCAACCGAAATCACAGCATTAATTGCTAGTAGTCTCGCAACATTTTTACAAATTTACTTCGCTCTATTAATCATTCGGATTTTGCTAAGCTGGTTCCCCAATATTGATTGGAGTAGTGCACCCTTTTCGGTTTTGAGTCAGCTTACTGATCCCTATCTCAATATTTTTCGTTCCATCATTCCCCCTCTAGGTGGCATCGACTTTTCACCGATTCTGGCTATTTTCCTTTTACAGTTCCTACAGCAGGCTGTGACTGGAATCGCCATTTAG